Below is a genomic region from Bacillus mycoides.
TATATATTCCCCAGTATTATAAATCGGATTAAGCGGATCTAATTGTTGCGCAAACCACATACCAGACTGCGCAGATGATAACGAATGACGAATCTTTTGACTATTAGGCATTCTTTACTACCCCTTTATTATGTAGTCTATTTGTTACAGCACTTGTGCTGCTTGTGAAGATAGTAAACGGTACCAATCATCAACAGTTGGACGTTCTGCTAAATCTGCAAAAGTGATTTCTTTCCCTTCGCGACGCCATTTCTCTACTAAACTCATAATTCTGACCGAATCAAGTCCTCTATTTAATAAGTCTTCATCAACTTCAATACTCTCTACTGGCTCACGGAGTAGTTGTGCAACTAGTTCATGTACTTTCTGTAAAGTGATTCCTTCACTCTCATCGCTTTTTACACTTTGTAAATCTTTTAATAGTAAGTTTGTTGATGTCGTTACTGCACATCTATTTGATGCATACTGCAATGCTTGTTTATGATGCTCTAGTGAAAAATCAGCAACTGCATCTGCTACAAAAAATGGCTCTATACCATCCATAAATGCTTCACAAGCTGTTAAAAGGCAGCCAATATGCGCATAAATACCGCAAATAATAAGTTGATCTCTTCCCTGCTCATTTAAAATTTCTAATAGATTCGTCTTTTTAAATGCACTATATCTCCATTTGGTTAGGAATATATCATCCTCATCTGGAGTAAGCTCATCGACAATTTTCTTTTTATCTGGTCCAGCAGGAATACCGTCACCCCAAAAGTCTTGTAATAACCCTCGTTGTTCTAACGTTTGTCCACCAGGTTGTGCTGTATAAACAACTGGTATACCAAGTTCCTTGCATCTTTCTCTTATCACCTTAATATTTGAAATTAGTTCTACTTTTGGCGATTCTTTATCGCTATATGCATCAAGAAAATATTCTTGCATGTCATGGATTAGAAGAACCGCACGTTTCGGATCTGGCGTCCAATTCACTTTATTTTTTGGTAGTTCTGATTCAATTGGCATTTTATATACTGAAATAGATGGGATAGCCATCTAATCACTTCCTTCCGATTTTTATTATTGTTTTACTGTAATAAGTTTTTCAGCAATGACTTTACGTAATTCTTTTTTGCTTACTTTTCCAACACCTGTTTGTGGGAATGATTCAATAAATTCAATTCGATCTGGAATCTTATAAGCTGCTATACCACGTTCTCTTAAGAACATTTTTAATTCGTTTGCAGTTAGGACTTGTCCACGAGCGATAACAAAAGCGCAAGTGCGTTCTCCTAAATAATCGTCAGGCATAGATACAATTGCTACATCATGTACTGCATCATGTGCTAATAGATGATTTTCAACTTCTTCCGCAGCAACCTTCTCACCACCACGGTTAATTTGATCTTTATCTCTTCCTTCTACAATGATGTAACCTTGTTCATTTACTTTTACAAGATCACCTGTGCGATAAAAACCATCTTCTGTAAATGATCTTACATTATGCTCTTCCGCTTTATAATAGCCACGAATTGTATATGGCCCTCTTGTTAATAAACTACCTACTTCACCAGGCTTAACATCATTATCATGTTCATCAACAACTCGAACTTCATCAAATGTAGACATCGGTCTACCTTGTGTATGAATAATGATTTCTTCTGGATCATCTAGTCTTGTGTAATTTACTAACCCTTCCGCCATACCGAACACTTGCTGTAACGTACATCCGAATGTAGGGCGTATACGCTTCGCAACTTCGGCACTAAATTTCGCACCGCCTACTTGAATAACTTGCAGGCTTGATAAATCGTTATTACGGGAAGATACCGCATCAAGCCAAATCATTGCTAATGGTGGAACGAGCGCTGTAATCGTAACTTTTTCTTTTTCTATAAGAGCAAATGCCTCATCTGGACTACCTCCAGTTGCCAATACTACTTTTCCACCGGCATAGAAAGTTCCAAATGTCCCTGGAGAACTCATCGGGTAATTGTGTGCTACTGGAAGAACTGCCATATAGACACTTTCTGCATTTAAATTACAAATGTCAGCGCTAACACGTAAACTATAAATATAGTCATCATGTGTTCTAGGAATTAATTTAGAAAGTCCTGTCGTCCCTCCTGATAATTGGAGAAACGCAACATCACTTGGCTGAACTTCTGGTAACGGAATCGGATCCATATAAAGATCAGTTATGTTCACGAATTCTTCTTCTTCCCCCACTACGATTACATGTTGTAAAGCGGGAACTTTCTCTTTCACTTCTCTTGCTAGTTTTCGATAATCAAAGCCGAGAGCCTTATCTGAAATAACGTAAGCACTCGCTTCACCAAACTCGCAAAAATAACTAATTTCACTACTGCGATGAGAAGGTAGTGCAAAAACAGGGAGTGCTCCAATGCGAAATAGCGCAAAGCATATTTCGAAAAACTCTATAATATTAGGTAACTGGATTACAACTCGGTCTTCTTTCTTTATTCCTAAATTCAGTAAACCTGAAGCTAAGCGATCTACCTTTTTATCAAGTTCACTATACGTTATATGCGTATTACTACTTACAACCGCAATTTGATCCCCATATTTTTCAGCACGTTCTTTTAACATCGAACCAAATGTTTCTCCAAGCCAACACCCTTCTTCTCGATAGCGATTGGCAAATTCTTTTGGCCATTCCGTATAACCTATTAACATTCTTTCTTCCCCCTATTTTTCATTCAGCGCATTATCTCTTAACCCTAAAGCCTTCAACATTGTTTGGAACTTAGCTGATGTTTCTGCTAACTCATCTTCTGGCTTTGATTCAGCAACAACTCCAGCACCTGCATATAAGCGAAGTGTATTCTCTTGCACTTCAGCACAACGAATTGTAACAATCCATTCGCCATCTCCATTTAAATCGCTCCACCCTAACATTCCTGTAAAGAATTCACGGTCAAATGGCTCAATTTTTTGAATAGCCTCTCTCGCTTCTTCCATTGGAGTTCCACAAACTGCTGGCGTAGGATGAAGAGCAATTGCTAATTCTAAAGAAGACGTATTTGGGTCCTTTAGTTCACCTTTCACTTCCGTAGACAAATGCCACATTGCTTCACTATGAATAACTGAGGGTTTTTCTGGAACATGTAATATATGACAGTAAGGGCGAAGCGCAGCGGCAACCGCTTCAACTACTACCGCATGTTCATGTAAATCTTTTGGAGAAGAAAGTAATTCTTCTGCCCTTCTTTTATCTTCTACTGGATCCTCACTTCGTGGTCTTGAGCCAGCCAACGGATTAGAAATTACTTGCATACCATGACGTGAAACAAGTAATTCAGGACTTGCTCCAATTAACGTCTTACTGTACTCGTTTTCATCTTTCGGCAAATTAACAGCAAATGTGTAGCCGTGCTTATTATGTTCCGCTAATTCACGAAGTAGTTTTTGTTGATCAATTTTCTCGGAAGACTTAACATCCAACGATCTAGATAGAACGATTTTTCTTAAATCTCCGTCCTGAATTTTTGCTATTCCTTGCTTCACACCATCCATATAAACTTCAGGAGCTGGAACCGGTGTCATTTCAAATGTCAGTTTCTCATTTCGTTTTATCTCATTTGTTGTCTCTAACTGTAAACGCTCAGTAATTCTACTATGTTCTGGTACGATAAGTTGAACTTCTTTTCTACGATCAAAAGGCAAAGCACCAACAACGATAGGATTCGGATTTCCGGCTTGTTTTGCATTACTTAATACCGCTTGTACAAGTTCTGGAAAACTTTCAATTTCATGATGTTTTACTGTAGTAAACTCTCCTTCTGTCAATATCGTTCGAGTTGGTGAAGCGAAAAAGAACGAAGATTCAGTTTTATAATCTTCTAATAATTTTTCTGACAGTTCCTTTACGGCTATAAGTTCATTCATAGTATTAAAACCTCCTGAATTTTTTATTAAACTCCTAATGTAGCTCCGCCATCGACACATAAATTGTGCATTGTAATATGACTCGCTTTATCAGAAGCTAAAAACAATACAGCTTCAGCAATTTCTGAAGGTTGTGCAATTTTTTGTAACGGAATACCGAGTCTATATGTATTTTGAGAACCAGCAATTATATTTTCAGCTCCATTCTCATCAGCCCATAGTAATCTTTGCATTTCAGTTTCAGTAGAACCAGGAGAAACTAAGTTGCAGCGAATATTGTATGCTGCAAGCTCTAATCCTAAACACTTCATAAACATTGTCGTTGCGGCTTTTGATGCAGCGTACGCAGCCATTTCCATTCTCGGAGTATTTGCCGCATTTGAACCAACTGTAACAATTGCCCCTGACCTTCTTTGCATCATATGTTTACTTACTGCTCGAGACATATAGAAAACTCCTGTAGAATTTACAGAGAAGGTTTTATTCCAATCTTCATCACTTAAAGAGTGAATCGGTCCCATACGTAATACCCCTGCAACATTTATTAATATATCTATTGTTGCTATATCATTTTCAATACCGTTTACCATATCTTCAACAGCAGTACTATCACTCACATCTAAATGAAATGTTTTCATACGTGTTTCATTTAATTCATTTTCATTTAAGAGTACGTTTAACCCCTCTTCATTTTGATCAACCGCAATAACTGTAGCTCCTCTTTCTAAAAACATTTTGGCAACAACACTGCCTATACCTTGAGCTGCACCTGTTACTAAAACCGTTTTTCCATCAAATTCCCCTAAGTTCATTTCCTCTATCCTTTCATTTGAAAATTAATCTAATTAAACAAATAGCGATAATGATAACGATTATCACTATCAATGTAAAAAATAATACACTTACTAAACTAATTGGTCAAGTGTACTTTTCATCAAAATATTATTCATTGATAATGTTTTTCATTTAATATTCTTACACCGAAATGATAATCTTTCTCAATAAACTTGTCAACCTATTTTTATTTTTCAGATAAAATATTTTAGTACTTCTCAATACAATTACATCTAAAAGCATTAATAAGTACTTACATTAAAAAATTTAATTCGTACTCCTCTTTTTAAAATTGAAGAAGATAAACTGTAGATACCTTCATTTACAAAGCCTTACCAAAAACTCAAGTATATATTTTCTCAACATTTTTCTGAAAATATCGAGAAAGTATATCTTGCAATTACCGATGCATGTCGTGTTTATAATTTAAGATTTAATAAGTATTTCGAATATAATATATCAATTTACGATATTCCAATATAATCCAAACGGATACTTTACTCATTTTTTGCCTCTAGAAAATTCCACATGTTGTAATTCATAAAAAAGCACCCTATTAAATAGGGTGCTTTTTAGTAAACATAGTGTTAAAGAAGATTTATATACTTACGCTACACTGCGATACTCTTCTTCTTTTTCTTTTTTCTGCTTAGGCACTTGGATTAAAAGTGCGATAATAAATGATACGACACATAATACGCCGATCACCATGAAAGTTGGTTTGAATCCACCTAGAACTGCACCGATAAAGGAACCAGCGAGCGCTCCAAATCCAAATCCTTGATACACAATTCCGTAGTTCTTACTATGGTTTTTCATACCGTAGAAATCACCAACGATAGCTGGGAAAATAGTGATATTTCCACCAAAGCAAAACGCTACACTTGCTACACATACGAAGTAGATACCATAATTTAAATCTACGAAACTTAAAACCAAGACTGAAGCTGCCATAACAACAAATGTACCAGTAACGATTTTTAAACGGCCGATTTTATCTGATAACGGTCCTAAAATAATACGACCTAATGTATTGAAGATTGCAACCATAGCCACCGCATTAGCTGCTGTCGCTGCGCTAAGCCCTACAAGTTGAACACCAATGTCTTTTACCATACCAATTAAGTATAAGCCACTCATACATGATGTAAATAACATAATAAATAATAAGTATACTTGTTTTGTGCCTAACATTTCTTTCGTTGTATATTCCTGAGTTTTTGTTTCATGAACTGCTCCTTGATCTGCAGCTTGATGGATTAAACAAGCGCCAAGGACAATCATAGCTGTAACAATTAAACCCCAGTATATAAACGCTTGTGATACACCAACTGATTCAATTAACTGTGCGTTAATATATTTAAAAATTAAGCTACCCGAACCATATGCAGAGACAGAAATACCAGCAATTAAACCTTTACGCTTTGGAAACCACTTTATTAAATTGGATAATGAAGTGATATATGCTGTACCATCTGCATAACCTACAACAACCCCTG
It encodes:
- a CDS encoding isochorismatase family protein, whose translation is MAIPSISVYKMPIESELPKNKVNWTPDPKRAVLLIHDMQEYFLDAYSDKESPKVELISNIKVIRERCKELGIPVVYTAQPGGQTLEQRGLLQDFWGDGIPAGPDKKKIVDELTPDEDDIFLTKWRYSAFKKTNLLEILNEQGRDQLIICGIYAHIGCLLTACEAFMDGIEPFFVADAVADFSLEHHKQALQYASNRCAVTTSTNLLLKDLQSVKSDESEGITLQKVHELVAQLLREPVESIEVDEDLLNRGLDSVRIMSLVEKWRREGKEITFADLAERPTVDDWYRLLSSQAAQVL
- the dhbA gene encoding 2,3-dihydro-2,3-dihydroxybenzoate dehydrogenase, whose protein sequence is MNLGEFDGKTVLVTGAAQGIGSVVAKMFLERGATVIAVDQNEEGLNVLLNENELNETRMKTFHLDVSDSTAVEDMVNGIENDIATIDILINVAGVLRMGPIHSLSDEDWNKTFSVNSTGVFYMSRAVSKHMMQRRSGAIVTVGSNAANTPRMEMAAYAASKAATTMFMKCLGLELAAYNIRCNLVSPGSTETEMQRLLWADENGAENIIAGSQNTYRLGIPLQKIAQPSEIAEAVLFLASDKASHITMHNLCVDGGATLGV
- the dhbC gene encoding isochorismate synthase DhbC, with amino-acid sequence MNELIAVKELSEKLLEDYKTESSFFFASPTRTILTEGEFTTVKHHEIESFPELVQAVLSNAKQAGNPNPIVVGALPFDRRKEVQLIVPEHSRITERLQLETTNEIKRNEKLTFEMTPVPAPEVYMDGVKQGIAKIQDGDLRKIVLSRSLDVKSSEKIDQQKLLRELAEHNKHGYTFAVNLPKDENEYSKTLIGASPELLVSRHGMQVISNPLAGSRPRSEDPVEDKRRAEELLSSPKDLHEHAVVVEAVAAALRPYCHILHVPEKPSVIHSEAMWHLSTEVKGELKDPNTSSLELAIALHPTPAVCGTPMEEAREAIQKIEPFDREFFTGMLGWSDLNGDGEWIVTIRCAEVQENTLRLYAGAGVVAESKPEDELAETSAKFQTMLKALGLRDNALNEK
- a CDS encoding (2,3-dihydroxybenzoyl)adenylate synthase, with product MLIGYTEWPKEFANRYREEGCWLGETFGSMLKERAEKYGDQIAVVSSNTHITYSELDKKVDRLASGLLNLGIKKEDRVVIQLPNIIEFFEICFALFRIGALPVFALPSHRSSEISYFCEFGEASAYVISDKALGFDYRKLAREVKEKVPALQHVIVVGEEEEFVNITDLYMDPIPLPEVQPSDVAFLQLSGGTTGLSKLIPRTHDDYIYSLRVSADICNLNAESVYMAVLPVAHNYPMSSPGTFGTFYAGGKVVLATGGSPDEAFALIEKEKVTITALVPPLAMIWLDAVSSRNNDLSSLQVIQVGGAKFSAEVAKRIRPTFGCTLQQVFGMAEGLVNYTRLDDPEEIIIHTQGRPMSTFDEVRVVDEHDNDVKPGEVGSLLTRGPYTIRGYYKAEEHNVRSFTEDGFYRTGDLVKVNEQGYIIVEGRDKDQINRGGEKVAAEEVENHLLAHDAVHDVAIVSMPDDYLGERTCAFVIARGQVLTANELKMFLRERGIAAYKIPDRIEFIESFPQTGVGKVSKKELRKVIAEKLITVKQ
- a CDS encoding L-lactate MFS transporter, whose amino-acid sequence is MKKSSVNPWLVVLGTVIVQMGLGTIYTWSLFNQPLVSKYGWSLNAVAITFSITSLSLAFSTLFASKLQEKWGLRKLIMIAGLALGSGLILSSQASSLILLYVLAGVVVGYADGTAYITSLSNLIKWFPKRKGLIAGISVSAYGSGSLIFKYINAQLIESVGVSQAFIYWGLIVTAMIVLGACLIHQAADQGAVHETKTQEYTTKEMLGTKQVYLLFIMLFTSCMSGLYLIGMVKDIGVQLVGLSAATAANAVAMVAIFNTLGRIILGPLSDKIGRLKIVTGTFVVMAASVLVLSFVDLNYGIYFVCVASVAFCFGGNITIFPAIVGDFYGMKNHSKNYGIVYQGFGFGALAGSFIGAVLGGFKPTFMVIGVLCVVSFIIALLIQVPKQKKEKEEEYRSVA